In Nematostella vectensis chromosome 11, jaNemVect1.1, whole genome shotgun sequence, a genomic segment contains:
- the LOC5503434 gene encoding sushi, von Willebrand factor type A, EGF and pentraxin domain-containing protein 1 isoform X1: MSILEVLFCKMKVRSLVFYFNCLVAVAASSHESYCPASIHSAGARITQVDLALQSKHVKKRLQGQSQMSCSQRCLQQDWCISVNYEVSRPEGGACELNTYGVEMLADANPKNPEFKRKKGWIYSQLRSAQFTLSLQACKDGSFTCSNGGTCEIDCKTLVPRCICPEGFSGDKCENHDNECQSSPCKNSGTCKDEDNGYTCACVPGFTDKNCETDINECAGDPCANGGTCTDGINGFTCTCPAGYNGSTCDNDIDECASNPCQNGATCNDGVNSYTCSCKPGFTGTNCETVACSSSPCQNGGSCAEKGGGLYGCTCASGYTGANCETAVTSGVGCVLHFTTKSTSNYIQLDQPFGWFDTFSVSVWLKMDADDDIDPAMILSYATASNVEALSIGIKKDGVAEIKFAGAGALLASGFTRDNTWQHLVFLYGNERFQVYKNKVLQEEREVSGVASLDPAGSILVIGQHQGSLGENFDPSKLFYGYMANLNIWEYDLNDWYRGKAYEQGCTGSVDVNPALSWETITGKTLLGNIQPQCALACP; encoded by the exons CAAAATGAAGGTCAGAAGCCTGGTGTTTTACTTCAACTGTCTTGTTGCCGTAGCAGCATCAAGCCACGAATCCTACTGTCCAGCGTCCATCCATTCAGCAGGCGCGCGCATAACTCAAGTTGACCTTGCCCTACAGAGCAAGCATGTGAAAAAGCGTCTTCAGGGCCAAAGTCAGATGTCATGTAGTCAGCGGTGTCTGCAGCAAGACTGGTGTATATCGGTGAACTACGAAGTGTCTCGACCGGAAGGAGGGGCCTGCGAATTGAACACATACGGAGTCGAGATGTTGGCCGACGCAAATCCCAAAAACCCAGAgtttaaaaggaaaaaaggatGGATATACTCACAGTTAAGATCCGCTCAG TTCACACTAAGCTTACAAGCCTGTAAAGATGGTTCGTTTACTTGTTCAAATGGAGGCACATGTGAGATTGACTGCAAAACTCTCGTCCCAAGATGTATTTGTCCGGAAGGCTTTTCTGGAGACAAGTGTGAAA atCATGATAATGAATGTCAGAGCAGTCCATGCAAGAACAGTGGGACGTGCAAGGACGAAGACAACGGGTACACGTGCGCATGTGTACCTGGGTTTACAGACAAAAACTGCGAGACAG ATATTAACGAATGTGCTGGTGATCCTTGTGCAAACGGAGGGACTTGTACCGATGGAATCAATGGCTTCACGTGCACATGTCCCGCTGGTTATAATGGAAGCACGTGCGATAATG ATATTGATGAGTGCGCAAGCAATCCTTGTCAGAACGGAGCCACCTGCAATGACGGCGTTAACAGTTACACGTGCTCATGCAAGCCTGGGTTCACCGGCACAAACTGCGAGACGG TGGCATGTTCTTCAAGTCCCTGTCAGAATGGTGGAAGTTGTGCTGAAAAGGGTGGTGGTCTTTACGGGTGCACCTGCGCCTCTGGATACACAGGGGCAAACTGCGAAACAGCAG TGACATCTGGTGTTGGATGCGTATTGCACTTCACAACCAAAAGTACATCCAACTATATCCAACTCGACCAGCCGTTTGGTTGGTTTGATACCTTTTCAGTATCAGTGTGGCTGAAAATGGATGCAGATGACGATATTGACCCCGCTATGATACTCTCGTACGCAACGGCCTCGAACGTGGAAGCACTATCAATCGGTATTAAGAAGGATGGTGTCGCGGAGATCAAGTTTGCTGGAGCAGGAGC gTTACTCGCATCGGGCTTTACCCGTGACAACACTTGGCAGCATCTAGTGTTTTTGTATGGAAATGAAAGGTTCCAAGTTTACAAGAACAAAGTCTTACAAGAGGAGAGAGAAGTTTCAGGTGTGGCTTCCTTAGACCCGGCAGGTAGTATCTTAGTGATTGGCCAACATCAGGGATCTCTTGGAGAAAACTTTGACCCTTCAAAGCTGTTCTACGGCTACATGGCGAACCTAAATATCTGGGAATATGATCTTAATGATTGGTATAGGGGCAAAGCGTACGAGCAAGGGTGTACAGGCTCAGTTGACGTCAACCCAGCCTTGTCATGGGAGACAATTACCGGTAAAACGCTATTGGGCAACATACAACCACAATGCGCACTAGCATGCCCTTAA